The DNA sequence tattataaaattaagaatatttgactttttaaacTGATGTTAATGATGTGGTGTGAGtcgtaaattttttatatttaacataCCATAtataagtataattttttaaataattaaaaaaaaaaacaatccgCCCAATTCgaaaattattacattttttttaggtcaACCCAACAAACAGgaaaataaggttacaatccaacccattGTACTCTACTctactttaaaaattattacaaaaattaaaaatatttgactggtaaattaaaaaaccatCTGACAACtcaactagaaaaaaaaaaaaaaaccatttgaCGACTCAACTCTctagttgggttgagttggactATGAGCTCTATTCAGTTGGCTCGAGTCACCAACCtaatcaaactaaaatttcGAGTGGATCCAAAAGAGTTTCTCggtataaaaattaaaacttttattttattataaataaagaaaaagaaattcaaatgggTTCATATTTGAGACACAAAAAGACAGATAAAGAATGGATTTTTACTTTGTTTGTGAGTCAAAATGGAAAGGTTACTAAATTGGAACATTTACTTTCtttcccccaaaaaaaaaaaaaaaaaaaaaaaaacataaatgccATTAACACACTGAAACGAGCAGTAACAGAAACAAATCGGATTGAGCCGTTACATCTCTTCACTCCCCATTGACCGAATTACCGACACACCCACGCGCTTCTTCCGCGTCTCAAGCCCCGTTTCCTTCCATCACTATGCCGCCTGCCTCTGGTTGTAGTCGAATAAATGCTCCTTTATTACTCTTCCgattcttccatttcctcTCCGATCTTATCCTTTCCTCCATTTCCCTCTTGTAATCTTACCTTCAACAGATCGGCGATTCCTGTTTTGGGAAATCAATTAATCGCCTCTCTCTGTAATGGAGATACTCTTTAAAGGGGTTGTTtattttgctctgttttgatATCTTCTTCCTGTTTGATTCCAGATGGGGTTGCTTAGTAGTGTAATGGGTTTCTTTGGATTTGGCTTGGGAACTTCGATTGGGCTTGTGGCTGGATATTATATGTTCATCTATTTTCAGCCGTCCGATGTCAAGGTTTGATTCTTTTTGcactttttgttgtttttgtttgtgggtTATCTTGTGTTCTTTTGTGTTGAAATCTTGGTATGATTGCATTGGTTGTGGGGGGTTTTCCTGTTGGTGATTTGATGAGTTTTTGGGGTTGAACGATAAAGATAGGATAGACGTAagttatgagatcccacgtcggttgggggttggggaggagaacgatgcattctttataagggtgtggaagcctctccatAGTAGTAAGGGGAAGCTCAAGAGGGAAGATATCGAGTGGTGGggttgagttgttacaaatggtattagagtaaGATGTCGAgtggtgtgtcaacgaggatgttgggttctgaaggggtggattgtgagatctcacattggttggagagggtaatgaaacattctttataagggggtggaaacctctccctcgctgtaggggaagcccaaagtggacaatatctagtaacaataggcttgggctgttacagatggtatcagaggaTACCAGGTGGTGTGCtaatgaggacgttgggcctcgaaagcgggtggattgtgagattccatatcgaTTGGATGAGTGTGAGCGAGGACATTCGGCCTCgaaaagaggtggattgtgagatcccacgttggttggagaggaaaacgaagcattctttataaaagtgtggaaacctctccctagtagttaggggaagctcgagaggaaaagcccaaagaggacaatatctgctagtagtggacttgggttgttataaatggtataagagcacACCAGGGCGGTGTactagcgaggatgttggaccttgaaaggaggtggattgtgagatcccaacacatcggttggagagggaacaaaacatttctcacaaggatatgaaaacctctccttagtagacgtgtttcaaaaccgtgaggctaacaatgatacataacgggccaaagcagacaatatctgttagcggtggacttaggctgttacagttTCTCTCAATTTAGCTAGTGAAATAGACTAGAACGTATTGATCTCTCGGTTGTTATCGTTTCAGGATCCTATCGTTCGCCCTTTGGTCGAACAAGATTCAAGCTCATTGTCACGGTTGATGCCAGAAATCCCTCTATGGGTGAAAAATCCCGACTACGATCGCGTATGTCCCCATTTCGTTTCCCGTTCGAATACGGATGCATATACGTTCATTGTTTATGTGTAGTAACACTTTCCTTGTAGATTGACTGGCTCAACAAATTCCTTGAAACTATGTGGCCTTACTTAGACAAGGCTATATGCAAGACAGTGAAGAACATAGCAAAGCCTATCATTGCAGAACAAATTCCAAAGTACAAAATCGACGCCGTTGAATTCGACACGCTTACGTTGGGCTCTCTACCGCCCACGTTTCAAGGTAAGCTCGTCTCCCGCTCCCTCTTTGAGTGACTTTGATGATACTCGTGTTGATCAAAGTATATTGTTTTCGGGGACTAATCGATGGATCCCGCTCTATGATGAATTTACGAATCAGGAATGAAAGTTTATACGACCGACGATAAAGAGCTGATCATGGAACCATGTATGAAGTGGGCAGGAAACCCGAACATTACTGTTTCGGTGAAAGCGTTCGGATTGAAAGCAACAGTTCAGGTTATGCCTTTTAAGTTAACTTCGATGACCTCGGTgatatctatatatatctaacttGGTCTCGACGTTCAGGTGATTGATTTGCAAGTATTTGTCGTTCCACGTATAACCTTGAAGCCATTGGTCCCGACATTTCCTTGCTTCGCGAAAATATTTGTGTCTCTCATGGAGAAGGTGCGGTAACTAGTTCATATTCATGTCTCGTTTCAATCGTTGATCATCTACTTATTTCTCGTTTATAATGTCGACTGATTATGCAGCCCCATGTCGATTTTGGACTGAAATTGTTCGGTGCAGACACGATGGCCATCCCGGGGCTGTATAGGTTTGTTCAGGTACACAATATTTCGTGTCTTAGCGTTCGAAACAACTTATCTGATTCGAATAAATGAAAACGCTTTCCGTTTATGGTAGGAAACTATAAGAGACCAAGTCGCGAATATGTATCTATGGCCGAAGACCCTCGAGGTCCCGATAATGGATCCTGTGAAGTAAGTTCTGTTGGCGTCGTTGTTTCGTATTATGATTATGTCGAAGGATATCGTGTCGTGATTCGTTTAATCTTTGTTAGAGCCATGAAGAAACCTGTTGGCATCCTTCATGTGAAGGTTTTAAAGGCATTGAAGcttaaaaagaaagatctaTTTGGGGCATCTGATCCTTATTTAAAACTGAAGCTCACTGAAGACAAGCTTCCTTCTAAGAAAACGACCGTGAAACCGAGTAATTTGAACCCGGTATGGAACGAGGAGTTTACGTTCGTCGTGAAAGATCCCGAGTCACAAGCTTTAGAATTGGTTCTTTATGATTGGGAGAAGGTACTTTAGCTAAATAGTCGATAATCGATAGTCGTTAGAGACGTTTTGTAGCTTAGCGAACTTATGTGATTTTCTCGTGTTCGCGTCACGTGTTTTATGTTTCGTCTTAGGTTGGCAAGCATGATAAGATGGGGATGAACGTTGTTCCGTTGAAAGAACTTACACCGGACGAGTCGAAGGAGTTTACTCTCGAGGTATTGAAAAATATGGATCCTAACGATACACAAAACGAGAAGTCGAGAGGGCAGCTTGTCGTGGAATTGTTGTACAAACCTTTTAAAGACGACGAAGCTCCAAAAGACGTCGAGGACGAGAATGCAGTACAAAAGGCTCCTGATGGAACGCCGGAAGGCGGTGGTTTGCTGGTCGTTATGATCCATCAAGCTGAAGATGTCGAAGGGAAGCATCATACGAACCCCTATGTTCGGTTACTTTTCCGAGGAGAAGAGAAACGAACTAAGGTAACGTTGCCCGCTTGTCAATATCGAAACGATCGATACTATATAATGTACAAAAATGAGTTCCCGTAATGATGGTTCGACTCGATTTGGCACGAATGCAGCATGTTAAGAAGAATCGAGATCCGAGATGGGACGAGGAGTTTCAGTTCATGCTCGAGGAGCCACCGGTGAATGATCGGATCCATGTCGAAGTACTGAGTGCGTCTTCGAGGATAGGCCTGCTTCACCCGAAggtatacacacacacacacgcacGTACACATACACGCGCACGTTTTTTCTCGATTATTGATTATATActgaaatttgaaagttgTTATGATCAGGAAAGTTTGGGCTACGTGGACATAAACCTATCTGATGTCGTGTCGAACAAAAGGATTAACTCTAAGTATCATCTGATAGACTCGAAGAACGGTCGGGTCCAGATCGAGCTACAATGGAGAACTTCATCATAGGCTAGTGATTATTAAGCTACACTAGTGATTGttgtttaattaatgaaatgttGATATGTTATGGGTTTATTTGTATTTGATCCAATAATATCATGCATTTATGCTTTTCTtgcataaacaaaaaaaatcagttattatcttaattttttttataataatttcatttttttagttttgtttttaaatttatatttgttttaacaaaaacaaaaatatttttttttaaataatatttttttcgctctattttataattattttaaaattttaagtttataaacatTGATTTGTTATTTACTTCAACACACGGGTTTCAGGTCaaacttgaaaggaaaagccataagctctcatgactttggtTTGGGCTcctccaaaaggtctcgtaccaatggagagagtattctttgtttataaattcatgatcatcccctaaattaaccacactttcatccaacacctcccatcgaacaaagtacgctttccccttaatcgaggcttgactacTTTGGAGTctgagtcattttttactgccttcgaggaggctgactcctttttctttttggagtcctttgttcgacatttgaagatttaccATCTATTGGCacggctaagtttagggcatgactctgataccatgttagacgaacacgactctccacaatggtatgatattgttcactttgagcataagctctcatggctttgctttgggcttccccagtcttctcgctcttcccctaagggggtagacacgaggcggtgtgttaGTAAGGACGCGGGctccaaaaggggtggatttggtggtgtgccagtcttctcgctgttccccgaagtggggtagacacgaggcggtgtgtcagtaaggacgttggcaccaaaaggggtggatttggtgatGTGCCAGTCTTCTCACTTTTCCCCAAAGAGGGTAGTGCCAGTCTTCTCACTTTTCCCCAaagagggtagacacgaggcggtgtgttagtaaggacgctagccccAAAAAAGGTGAATTTGacttctccctcttcttcgaaggggggtagacacgagacggtgtgtcaataaggacgctggccctaaagggggtggatttggtgggggtccctcATCGATTTGATGAAGGAACAaatgctagcgaggacgttgggctcgaaggggggtgaGCGGGAATACTTACCAGTACATAACggtttgaaataaatataggtTTTGGAAAATAAGGAAtagataataattaaaaattgagagaTTATATTTGGCCACGTTGAGAAATGATGGCAATTAAGACTTCATATTCAAACATGTTCATCAATAAATGgtttttggttggttcatgtGACAACCATTCAACTCAATACTCAATTTTACTTTCAAAATAcactttaaaaacaaataaagaaaggtTGGTGAGACCATTCAATGGGCTATTTGGTAAGGTTTACTCAtcttttcttgtaattttaataaataaaaaatattattatttgtaaaggAGGATTTgaagtgattttaaaatttatttattatttttaaattttttgtccCGCTTTTACTAACTTTTGTTCCCGAGTCCAGCCACGAGGTCTAATAAGTATAAAACCCTTTTCGAGTCGGTCATAGTGCTGGAAGCTGATGGCAATTGAGGAGAATCACGAAAAGGGGCACAATCAACTCAAAATCTTTCGATCAACTATACCCGAGCTGTGATTTGATGGTTCTTTTTCGACACAATATTGTTGTTATCTCtttcaatttatataattttaaagaaaaaataaattagactGCTAAATAAAGTAGTAAACCTCAATGATAAAGTTATAATTAGTCGATCTCAAGAGTCAGATTGTGTGGCACTCACTTCTCGACAACAAatgagttaagcctattcaTTCTCGCATCACCCACGACCAAACGACTTATGCCCAAGCCTCTAACTTTGGTTcaagaaagttttaaaaaatgggagcagagagattttaaaagagagttttgaaagcaaaatTCGAGAAATCGAAAACTCAAGAACAtgctttcaaaatttgttgttcatatcattctccatgGACATTCCACAAACATCAAACGCCATCAGAAATATGAcacgacgcaagaacaaatatcAAACGCCATCAGAAATATGAcacgacgcaagaacaaatgtCAAAACGCGCAAcaggagaaagaaccaaaataTCCAAAATCCCCTTATAACTAACACCAAATTCCTAACTTAAAAAAGGTTAAAGGTAAATCTCTAATTAAAACCCAAACCAACAACTTCTCTTCCATCCCAGAAACTTATTCGACTTTGTGACGCCAAATAAAGAGCCTGacaatgaagaacaagagTTAGAAAGCTCTAATGCTGGTGATGTCCAACTTCTTTCTAACAATCTACAACTCGTCCTTTACGGACTGGTCTTCTGCTTCAGTTTCGGACTTGTCTTCGGATTCCTTCGAGGCGGTTTCGGCCTCGACCTCTacttcatcttcctcctcaACGGCTGCGTCGGGACTGATGTCTAAGCTAGTCTTCACCGTGTCGTAGATTTGGGCGGCAAAGTCCTTGGGGTCACTGAGAATAAACCCACTTTCTAGAAGAGCTGTTTGGTACATCAGTTTTGCTGCCTTCTTTGCGCCCTCATCCTGTTAAAAACCAATTCAATCAACTTAGAGAATCTGATACAAATATGCTCATGTCATTATCAGAACTAGCGATCTACCAATGTTGATCCAAAGTATATTTATGGCGTACCTCTGGATCCTTGACTATTTTCTCTCGAAGATCCTTGATGATCGGGTGCCTCGGGTTGATTTCGAGTACCCTCTTACCGCGCATGTATGCTTGCTTGTTAGCATCTGATAGCGTTTGAGACTGCATGATCCTTTCCATGTTAGCGCTCCATCCATACTTTGATGTCACAACCACGCAAGGTGTGTTGTCCAATCGATTTGAAACTTTGACATCATCAACATTGTCGAAAGAAAGGTGAGTCTTCCACCACTTAGTAAGATCTTTGAAGGATTCCTTGAGCTCCTTGTCCTTTGAGTCTTTGCCGAGCTTGAGACCCTCCTTTGATACgttttggaattttttgtCTTCGTAATCCATGAGATATTGCATCAAGTACTCATCCACTGGGTCTGTGAAAAAGATGACCTGcgaagagaacaaaattagACGCTGGAAAGTGATGAAtggaaaagaacagaaaataaacacaaaattaggATAATGTGttggaaatgaaatgaaacggCCGATATAGTTCAGTTGATAGAGCAGAGGACTGAAAATTCTCGTGTCACCGATTCAAATCTGGTATTAAAATAAGGATAATGGGTCGATAATGGGTCGATAATGGGTCGAAAATGACcaggatagctcagttggtcTGTTGGTAGAGACTAGTTCTGGCACATCATGTATTTGTATGCGAATCTATTCGTagattcattaataaaatagattatgaaaaagaataaaaaaccCTGAACTTAAAAATTCACCTCATAGTTCTTCTTCTTAAGTCGCTCAAGAAATGGGGATTTCTCCAACTGCTCCTTGCTTGATCCAGTAATGTAAAAGATATCCTTTTGTCCTGATTTCATTCTTGAGATGTATTGATCCAATGAAGTCAATTTTCCATCAGATTTGGAACTGCAAGAGAGTTCGTCAAGGTTATTAACCAGAGAGAATAGAATAAAGCAACCCAGAAACGaactgaaattgaaaataccTCTCGAATCGGAGCAGTTTTGCAAGACGGTTTCTGTTAGTTGCATCCTCAATAATACCCAGTTTGATTGATTTACCAAACTCGTTCCAGAATCGAGTATATTGGCCCTTcttctcatcatcatcaccgCTACTCTTTTGAGCATCTGCTTGTCAATGGaggtttaaaattaataacataaaacatagAATAAATTCGAAGTCTAAATAGCATCACCCAGATTCAAATTCTTAAGGGGTACCTTTCTTCTCCTTGTCACTGGACTCATCAGGATCCTCTTCAGCAATTTTACGGATCATGTCAAGGGCCTTGCGGATGAGTTTCTTCTTAATTGTCTTCAAGCTGCTGTGTTGTTGAAGCATTTCTCGTGAAACGTTGAGAGGTAGAGTATCAGAATCAACAAGACCCTGCAGAGAacgaaaatgatgagaaaaatctataaattaaGTCGGACATCTTTTTATCGAACTACTTGACCACTCATTTACCAGCAGAAAGCTCAAATACTTCGGCAGGAGCTCATCGAACTCGTCTGAGATGAAAACCCTTCGAACATACAACTTCAAGTTGGATTTTTTGCTGTTGTAATAGCTCTCGTATAGATCATGAGGAGCCTTAGGAGGTACAAACAGAACAGCTTTGAACTCAACATCACCTTCAGCATTAAAGTGACTCCATGCCATAGGCTTATCATCACTAAAATCCTGCAACGTGACGCCAACGTTACTAGATTTGGAATCCATGTATTAAAGCGATGCTAGCAATTTTGGACAATTACCTTAGCAAGAGAATGGTAGAATTTAGTATACTCCTCTTCTGTCACCTCCTTAGGACTCCGCAGCCATATGGCTTTCACATCATTCAAAAGCTCCCATTCATAAGTTGTTTCTTTGACTTTCTTTGTCTTTGGCTTCTCAGAATCTTCATCTTCACTCTTTTCtgcatcatcttcttcttcactcttGTCTTCGGCTGATTTtatatcaaagaaaatttaatgagAACGACTAAAACCATGATCAATGGACAGTTGACCACAATGGACAGTTATATAAGCATATCCAATCCAACATCCAAGATAATACATACGTGATTCTTCTCCGTCGTTGGATTCATCCTCATCTGCAGGAACCTCGACATCAATCTCTTTGCTTCCCCAAATATAAATAGGGAAGTTGATAAATTCTGAATATCTCTTCACCAAATCCTATATAGACAATTACCACAACCCATTTTAGTTCAAATTGTTGGAACAATGTCGAAGATAATACCAAACCATTATTTAACCAGTAAACAGATCATCATCACTAACGAACAATACGGCAAGTagtgagaaaagaaaaacgaagcTTACTTTCAGTTTGCCCTCCTCCAAGTATTCTTGAGCTTCATCTCTAAGGTGTAGTCTAATTTCAGTTCCACGGCCTAAAGGTTCGTTCCACGTATCTTCAGAGATTGCGAATGCTCCATCAGCCTTGGATTCCCACACATGTCTGAAAACAAGGAAAAGTTTTAAcatacaatatctaccacCAACGCAAACAAACCCATGAAAATAACAACGAGAATTGCTCACTGTTTGTCATCATTGTGTTTGCTAATCACTTCAACGTAGTCAGCTACAAGGTACACGGAGTAGAAACCCACTCCAAATTGCCCAATAAGATTGAGATCTCCGCTTGTTTGCATTTTTTCCACGAATGCTGCACATTGAGATAACCAGTTCAGTATCTTTCACAATTCACCTATCGAGGTTTGTAGGATAAACTTCTATATTAAAAGTACCTGAAGTTCCAGATTTTGCGATGGTTCCCAAGTTCTTAACTAAATCCTCTTTTGTCATACCAATACCTCTGTCGCGAATCGAGAGGACTTTGTTCTCCTTGTCCAACTTAATCTGCGTTGTTTCATTTATGGCCAACAATATAAGTACGCAAATCCATCGACTAGAACaagtaaattttttcaaccaggtaataagaaaacaaatgtCCAAGTCTTAGCATGATGGTTGAACTTACTTGAATCTCAAGCTTTGAGTTGTCGCCCTCACCCAATATCTCTTTATCAGTCAGGGAGAGGAACCTAATCTTATCCAACGCCTGAAATACAGATATGCAGTCGGTCGTAATCAATCTCAAATTGCAAGACTAGATCTAATGAAGTAGGACGAGGCACAGTGAACTTACATCAGAAGCGTTGGAGATCAATTCTCGGAGGAAAATGTCTTTGTTACTATATAAGGAATTGATAATGATGTCCATGAGACGAGACACCTCAGCTTGGAACTCAAATTTCTCCGCGCTGCTGCGAAGAGATCTCTTCGAGATAGACTCCGACTCCCTGCAACCACAATTCGATGGAAAATACGTTATAAACTTTCCTAAACAGGGCGAATCTATGGTGAACGTGTGTATCAACAGGATTAGATATTCACGAACCTCTTGACAACATCAGAATCAGTAGAGAGACCATGTGGAACGGCCCCGATTTTTTCCTCAACCTTCGGTGGATCTACAACCTCGTCGGCGTCACCATCGGCCTTGGCATGAAATCTAGGACCTAAACACCCAAAAACGAGAGAAACATAATGAAACAATATCACCACAAATTTCACAGTCCAAAAAGAGCTCAAATCTCGTCCAAATTTCTTCCCGAGCCTCAGAAATTAAAACCTCAAACATCGACAATAACATAATGCAAGAAACATTCGATGCGCATTTCaacaaataaatcaaaatggCTCAAATAAGAATCGAAATCACACCTTGATCCGGtacgagagagagaaaacaaagaaggagaagagcAGAAGCAATCGTCCACTTCCTCATGGTTCTTGCAAACCTTCCAGCAGCTACTTCGATCACTGATCTGGTTTCTTGACGAGCTACCGGTATTTATATAGGTCTATTGATCTACGTTGCCAGCTTGGCGGATCGAACGGTAGATATTTCTAGAATGAAACGTGGCGAAGTGTTATTGGACCATATTTGTTTGCTTGACGTGGCTAAATTTCCAATACTGGCCCCCACGGATGACCTGAGAAGTGGAAGCCCTCTTAACGATCTTTAACGGGCTATGCTAGCTGACGTGGAGAATCTGACGGCTGTGACTGCTTTGTTTACACGTGGCTGAATGTTATTgggtttattttttgtttttgacgTGGTAACACGGTGTTCCCCGAAGGATACGTTTGGAATTTGCCATtttttgaaagattttttcaaaccatttttaaaatttttcaaaaaaacaaaaaacttttaaaaatttcaatttaaatatatccattaattattaagattatatatatatatatatatatatatatatatttttttttttttttttNNNNNNNNNNNNNNNNNNNNNNNNNNNNNNNNNNNNNNNNNNNNNNNNNNNNNNNNNNNNNNNNNNNNNNNNNNNNNNNNNNNNNNNNNNNNNNNNNNNNNNNNNNNNNNNNNNNNNNNNNNNNNNNNNNNNNNNNNNNNNNNNNNNNNNNNNNNNNNNNNNNNNNNNNNNNNNNNNNtatatatattttttttttttttttcttaataataataatagtgtTCACTCTCCGAGTAATTAGGTAATGTGGTCATGTCGGGATAAATCTTGGCATGGGGTATGAGATCTCAAGTCGGTTGGAgggaggaacgaaacatttattataagaatgtgaaaactCTTTcctagtatacgcgttttaaaatcgtgagattggcgacgatacgtaacaggctgAAGCGAACAATAACTACTAGTGatggtttgggttgttacaaatagtataagaGCCAGATACCGACCGGTGTGTTAGGAAGGATATGGGACTCGAGGGGGTGCATTTTGAGATTCCTTAATaaggggtggaaacctctccctaatagacgcaaaagaaataaaatatttattaagatgaaattaataattaaaaaaaaaaaaaaaacctaaaacgTATAATAAATGGTTgcaataaaaatgttttataaaacTATAGATAAATGGATAATTAGGATAGACAAaggtaataaatatttatttagaagtAGATTTTGTGGTAAATAAGCCATTTTAAAAGCTGAGCAATTCCCGCCAATGTTCGAAGACGACGGCGAGGCGATCAATCGCAATCGGAAGATGGAGAACGGCAGTCCAGTGCAGTGTCCGAACACGGTGACGGTTCGGAGAAACCCTCCCCGGAGAGCAAGAGCTACTCCGGCCGCCAAAGCAGCCGAGTCGAATCCTCCAGCCGccatttcttcatttccacTTCAAGAAATTC is a window from the Cucurbita pepo subsp. pepo cultivar mu-cu-16 chromosome LG07, ASM280686v2, whole genome shotgun sequence genome containing:
- the LOC111799304 gene encoding synaptotagmin-2-like; this encodes MGLLSSVMGFFGFGLGTSIGLVAGYYMFIYFQPSDVKDPIVRPLVEQDSSSLSRLMPEIPLWVKNPDYDRIDWLNKFLETMWPYLDKAICKTVKNIAKPIIAEQIPKYKIDAVEFDTLTLGSLPPTFQGMKVYTTDDKELIMEPCMKWAGNPNITVSVKAFGLKATVQVIDLQVFVVPRITLKPLVPTFPCFAKIFVSLMEKPHVDFGLKLFGADTMAIPGLYRFVQETIRDQVANMYLWPKTLEVPIMDPVKAMKKPVGILHVKVLKALKLKKKDLFGASDPYLKLKLTEDKLPSKKTTVKPSNLNPVWNEEFTFVVKDPESQALELVLYDWEKVGKHDKMGMNVVPLKELTPDESKEFTLEVLKNMDPNDTQNEKSRGQLVVELLYKPFKDDEAPKDVEDENAVQKAPDGTPEGGGLLVVMIHQAEDVEGKHHTNPYVRLLFRGEEKRTKHVKKNRDPRWDEEFQFMLEEPPVNDRIHVEVLSASSRIGLLHPKESLGYVDINLSDVVSNKRINSKYHLIDSKNGRVQIELQWRTSS
- the LOC111798341 gene encoding endoplasmin homolog yields the protein MRKWTIASALLLLCFLSLVPDQGPRFHAKADGDADEVVDPPKVEEKIGAVPHGLSTDSDVVKRESESISKRSLRSSAEKFEFQAEVSRLMDIIINSLYSNKDIFLRELISNASDALDKIRFLSLTDKEILGEGDNSKLEIQIKLDKENKVLSIRDRGIGMTKEDLVKNLGTIAKSGTSAFVEKMQTSGDLNLIGQFGVGFYSVYLVADYVEVISKHNDDKQHVWESKADGAFAISEDTWNEPLGRGTEIRLHLRDEAQEYLEEGKLKDLVKRYSEFINFPIYIWGSKEIDVEVPADEDESNDGEESPEDKSEEEDDAEKSEDEDSEKPKTKKVKETTYEWELLNDVKAIWLRSPKEVTEEEYTKFYHSLAKDFSDDKPMAWSHFNAEGDVEFKAVLFVPPKAPHDLYESYYNSKKSNLKLYVRRVFISDEFDELLPKYLSFLLGLVDSDTLPLNVSREMLQQHSSLKTIKKKLIRKALDMIRKIAEEDPDESSDKEKKDAQKSSGDDDEKKGQYTRFWNEFGKSIKLGIIEDATNRNRLAKLLRFESSKSDGKLTSLDQYISRMKSGQKDIFYITGSSKEQLEKSPFLERLKKKNYEVIFFTDPVDEYLMQYLMDYEDKKFQNVSKEGLKLGKDSKDKELKESFKDLTKWWKTHLSFDNVDDVKVSNRLDNTPCVVVTSKYGWSANMERIMQSQTLSDANKQAYMRGKRVLEINPRHPIIKDLREKIVKDPEDEGAKKAAKLMYQTALLESGFILSDPKDFAAQIYDTVKTSLDISPDAAVEEEDEVEVEAETASKESEDKSETEAEDQSVKDEL